The following proteins are encoded in a genomic region of Triticum dicoccoides isolate Atlit2015 ecotype Zavitan chromosome 1B, WEW_v2.0, whole genome shotgun sequence:
- the LOC119343939 gene encoding putative disease resistance protein RGA4 isoform X2, translating into MAEAVAGWLVCPVIRIVVDKAKSCAADRIRWLNGGVPDALQQLDGALTQLRAVASAVERSRGARGGGGDLDRWLLQLKDAVYEADEVVDEFEYRTLGPPRSPLVKIGKQLVGTDESLNRLNGVIKKLDGINDSSGRLMQAAGLQPSWSGELSGHPPTPVGPATGSLLEDSEVFGRGAERQDMVSWLITASPPDRADPRAAAIPVAAIIGLGGMGKTTLARVLLHDDLVKARFNLVMWVCPAAAYHKVGLVKQILQSAGVEVPDSMNNFDCLQRQLEDAVSSKRFLLVLDNVWNKEGMDEDNWSEVLAPLRCGQPGSKIMVTTRKRIVANLLKASKLVRLDGLAFADVWSLFTRIAFSNDSADKHPALQAIGEQLVQKLKGLPLAAKVVGGMLKASRSISHWKRISEMESYANVTSTLELCYRNLQEHLQPCFAICSIFPKNWRFKRDKLVKIWMALDFIRPADGEKLEDAGKEYFDQLVQGSFFHERKEGHQNYYYIHDLMHDLAESVSRVDCARVESAEEKQIPRTVRHLSVTADAVTQLKGRCELKRLRTLIILKHSSSSLSQLPDDILKELKGVRVLGLDGCDMVDLSDRIGQLMHLRYLALCKTITRLPQSVTKLFLLQTLSIPKRCRLEQFPKDMRNLKYLRHLDMDRASTSKVVGIGEMIHLQGSIEFHVKKEKGHMLEDLYDMNGLCRKLHIKNLDVVSSKQEASKAGLGKKQGIKVLELEWNSTGKSDPSVDAQVLEGLEPHPHVEEVRIRRYHGNTSPGWLDMSLKLKEGKTLCLLKSLYLTNCRKWEVLPPLGELPCLKVLHLKEMCSLRKIGNEFYGTKLIAFPCLSELEFDDMPQWVEWTKEESVTNVFPKLRKLSLLNCPKLVKVPPFSQSIRKVTIRNTGFASHMKLSFSSSSRACSVALETCCTTILTIGLLHRQQVEAVAVLTLRRCQGVNFEDLQALASLKKLHISHLDITDEQLGTCLRGLRSLASLEIDNCSNITSLPHVESSSGLTTLHIRQCSKLSSLHSLPSFAALESMSIDNCSKLTLESFPADFSSLSSLRKLNIMCCTGLESLPSGFPSSLQVLDLIGGKPALLNQLQLKDGPEWDKIAHIPIKRIH; encoded by the coding sequence ATGGCGGAGGCGGTTGCCGGCTGGCTGGTGTGCCCGGTCATACGGATCGTCGTCGACAAGGCCAAGTCCTGCGCCGCCGACCGGATCAGGTGGCTCAACGGCGGCGTCCCGGATGCGCTCCAGCAGCTGGACGGGGCGCTCACGCAGCTCCGCGCCGTGGCGAGCGCCGTCGAGCGGAGCCGCggcgcgaggggcggcggcggcgacctcgaCCGGTGGCTGCTGCAGCTCAAGGACGCCGTCTACGAGGCCGACGAGGTCGTCGACGAGTTCGAATACCGGACGCTCGGCCCCCCGCGCTCCCCCCTTGTCAAGATCGGCAAGCAGCTCGTCGGCACCGACGAGTCGCTAAACAGGCTCAACGGCGTCATCAAGAAGCTGGACGGCATCAACGACAGCTCCGGGCGGCTGATGCAGGCGGCAGGCCTCCAGCCGTCGTGGTCCGGCGAGTTGAGCGGCCACCCACCCACCCCGGTCGGCCCGGCCACAGGCTCGCTGCTGGAGGACAGCGAGGTGTTTGGGCGCGGCGCGGAGCGGCAGGACATGGTCTCTTGGCTGATCACCGCCAGTCCGCCTGACCGCGCAGATCCGCGCGCCGCCGCCATCCCCGTCGCCGCGATCATAGGGCTCGGCGGGATGGGGAAGACCACGCTGGCGCGCGTCCTGCTCCACGACGATTTGGTGAAGGCGAGATTCAATTTGGTGATGTGGGTGTGTCCTGCTGCCGCTTACCACAAGGTCGGGCTCGTGAAGCAAATCCTGCAGTCTGCTGGGGTAGAAGTTCCTGACAGCATGAACAACTTTGATTGTCTCCAGAGGCAGCTCGAGGATGCTGTGTCATCCAAGAGGTTCCTGCTGGTTCTCGACAATGTCTGGAACAAAGAGGGCATGGACGAGGATAACTGGAGCGAGGTGTTGGCTCCTCTTAGATGTGGCCAACCCGGCAGCAAGATCATGGTGACCACCCGGAAAAGGATTGTAGCAAACTTGCTGAAGGCGAGCAAGCTGGTTCGGTTGGACGGACTGGCGTTCGCCGATGTTTGGTCGCTGTTCACGAGGATTGCTTTCAGCAATGACAGTGCTGACAAGCATCCAGCCTTGCAGGCAATTGGAGAGCAGCTTGTTCAGAAGCTCAAGGGGTTGCCATTGGCTGCCAAGGTTGTCGGCGGGATGCTCAAGGCTTCCCGGAGTATCAGTCACTGGAAGAGGATCTCAGAGATGGAAAGCTATGCCAATGTAACCTCAACGCTAGAGCTGTGCTACCGGAACCTGCAGGAGCACCTGCAGCCGTGCTTTGCAATCTGCAGCATATTTCCGAAGAACTGGCGGTTCAAGCGTGACAAGTTGGTTAAGATTTGGATGGCCCTTGATTTCATCCGGCCAGCTGATGGGGAGAAACTGGAGGATGCAGGGAAGGAGTACTTTGATCAACTTGTGCAGGGTTCCTTCTTCCACGAGCGCAAGGAGGGCCATCAGAATTACTATTACATTCATGACCTGATGCATGACCTGGCAGAGAGTGTCTCGCGAGTTGACTGTGCAAGAGTTGAGAGTGCTGAGGAGAAGCAGATACCTCGTACAGTTCGGCACTTATCTGTTACTGCTGATGCTGTCACACAGCTCAAAGGCCGGTGCGAGCTCAAAAGATTGCGCACGCTCATAATTCTAAAACATTCCTCGTCTTCTCTCAGTCAGTTGCCAGATGATATCCTAAAAGAATTGAAGGGTGTCCGTGTGCTTGGTTTGGATGGCTGCGATATGGTTGATCTGTCAGACAGAATTGGTCAACTGATGCACCTGAGGTACCTTGCTCTTTGCAAGACAATTACAAGGCTTCCACAGTCAGTGACAAAGCTGTTCCTTCTTCAGACACTAAGTATCCCTAAGAGGTGCCGCCTCGAGCAGTTTCCGAAAGATATGCGGAACTTGAAATATTTGCGCCATTTGGATATGGACAGGGCAAGTACGTCGAAAGTTGTGGGGATTGGGGAAATGATTCATCTCCAGGGATCAATTGAGTTCCATGTTAAAAAGGAAAAGGGTCATATGTTAGAAGATTTGTATGATATGAATGGTCTCTGCAGAAAGCTccatatcaagaaccttgatgttgTATCCAGTAAACAAGAGGCCAGCAAAGCTGGCCTAGGAAAGAAACAGGGTATTAAGGTGCTAGAACTAGAATGGAATTCCACTGGTAAGAGTGACCCTTCTGTcgatgctcaagtgttagaaggccTTGAACCGCACCCGCATGTTGAAGAGGTCCGTATCAGAAGATATCATGGTAATACTTCACCCGGTTGGTTGGACATGAGCTTGAAGTTGAAAGAGGGAAAGACACTGTGCCTACTTAAATCTTTATATTTGACCAACTGTAGGAAGTGGGAGGTCCTGCCTCCTCTTGGGGAACTTCCCTGCCTGAAGGTTTTGCATTTGAAAGAGATGTGCTCACTGAGAAAGATTGGCAATGAATTCTATGGAACCAAGTTGATTGCATTTCCATGTCTGTCAGAACTTGAATTTGATGATATGCCACAATGGGTTGAGTGGACCAAAGAAGAGAGCGTGACCAATGTTTTTCCCAAGCTCCGTAAGCTGAGTCTTTTGAACTGTCCCAAATTGGTTAAAGTGCCTCCTTTCTCTCAGTCCATAAGGAAGGTCACTATCCGAAACACAGGGTTTGCTTCACACATGAAGCTATCCTTCTCATCATCATCGAGAGCTTGCAGTGTTGCACTAGAGACATGTTGTACCACCATCCTTACAATAGGCTTGCTGCACCGGCAACAGGTGGAAGCAGTTGCAGTTTTGACTCTGCGGCGCTGCCAAGGTGTAAATTTTGAGGACCTTCAGGCGCTTGCCTCACTCAAGAAGCTGCATATATCCCATCTAGACATAACAGATGAGCAGCTGGGTACTTGTTTGCGAGGTTTACGGTCTCTGGCCTCTCTGGAGATAGACAACTGCAGCAACATAACATCTCTTCCACATGTGGAGAGTTCGAGCGGATTAACGACGTTGCACATTCGACAGTGCTCCAAGTTGTCCTCTCTGCATTCCTTGCCGAGTTTTGCAGCACTGGAAAGCATGTCGATCGACAATTGCTCCAAGCTCACCTTAGAGTCTTTCCCTGCCGACTTCAGCAGCCTCAGTTCTCTGAGAAAATTGAACATAATGTGCTGCACGGGGCTGGAGTCGCTGCCAAGCGGTTTCCCATCTTCACTGCAAGTTCTTGATCTGATTGGGGGCAAGCCAGCGCTGTTGAACCAGCTGCAGCTCAAGGACGGGCCAGAATGGGATAAAATAGCTCATATCCCGATTAAACGGATCCATTGA
- the LOC119343939 gene encoding putative disease resistance protein RGA4 isoform X1, with protein MAEAVAGWLVCPVIRIVVDKAKSCAADRIRWLNGGVPDALQQLDGALTQLRAVASAVERSRGARGGGGDLDRWLLQLKDAVYEADEVVDEFEYRTLGPPRSPLVKIGKQLVGTDESLNRLNGVIKKLDGINDSSGRLMQAAGLQPSWSGELSGHPPTPVGPATGSLLEDSEVFGRGAERQDMVSWLITASPPDRADPRAAAIPVAAIIGLGGMGKTTLARVLLHDDLVKARFNLVMWVCPAAAYHKVGLVKQILQSAGVEVPDSMNNFDCLQRQLEDAVSSKRFLLVLDNVWNKEGMDEDNWSEVLAPLRCGQPGSKIMVTTRKRIVANLLKASKLVRLDGLAFADVWSLFTRIAFSNDSADKHPALQAIGEQLVQKLKGLPLAAKVVGGMLKASRSISHWKRISEMESYANVTSTLELCYRNLQEHLQPCFAICSIFPKNWRFKRDKLVKIWMALDFIRPADGEKLEDAGKEYFDQLVQGSFFHERKEGHQNYYYIHDLMHDLAESVSRVDCARVESAEEKQIPRTVRHLSVTADAVTQLKGRCELKRLRTLIILKHSSSSLSQLPDDILKELKGVRVLGLDGCDMVDLSDRIGQLMHLRYLALCKTITRLPQSVTKLFLLQTLSIPKRCRLEQFPKDMRNLKYLRHLDMDRASTSKVVGIGEMIHLQGSIEFHVKKEKGHMLEDLYDMNGLCRKLHIKNLDVVSSKQEASKAGLGKKQGIKVLELEWNSTGKSDPSVDAQVLEGLEPHPHVEEVRIRRYHGNTSPGWLDMSLKLKEGKTLCLLKSLYLTNCRKWEVLPPLGELPCLKVLHLKEMCSLRKIGNEFYGTKLIAFPCLSELEFDDMPQWVEWTKEESVTNVFPKLRKLSLLNCPKLVKVPPFSQSIRKVTIRNTGFASHMKLSFSSSSRACSVALETCCTTILTIGLLHRQQVEAVAVLTLRRCQGVNFEDLQALASLKKLHISHLDITDEQLGTCLRGLRSLASLEIDNCSNITSLPHVESSSGLTTLHIRQCSKLSSLHSLPSFAALESMSIDNCSKLTLESFPADFSSLSSLRKLNIMCCTGLESLPSGFPSSLQVLDLIGGKPALLNQLQLKDGPEWDKIAHIPIKLVRSVCN; from the exons ATGGCGGAGGCGGTTGCCGGCTGGCTGGTGTGCCCGGTCATACGGATCGTCGTCGACAAGGCCAAGTCCTGCGCCGCCGACCGGATCAGGTGGCTCAACGGCGGCGTCCCGGATGCGCTCCAGCAGCTGGACGGGGCGCTCACGCAGCTCCGCGCCGTGGCGAGCGCCGTCGAGCGGAGCCGCggcgcgaggggcggcggcggcgacctcgaCCGGTGGCTGCTGCAGCTCAAGGACGCCGTCTACGAGGCCGACGAGGTCGTCGACGAGTTCGAATACCGGACGCTCGGCCCCCCGCGCTCCCCCCTTGTCAAGATCGGCAAGCAGCTCGTCGGCACCGACGAGTCGCTAAACAGGCTCAACGGCGTCATCAAGAAGCTGGACGGCATCAACGACAGCTCCGGGCGGCTGATGCAGGCGGCAGGCCTCCAGCCGTCGTGGTCCGGCGAGTTGAGCGGCCACCCACCCACCCCGGTCGGCCCGGCCACAGGCTCGCTGCTGGAGGACAGCGAGGTGTTTGGGCGCGGCGCGGAGCGGCAGGACATGGTCTCTTGGCTGATCACCGCCAGTCCGCCTGACCGCGCAGATCCGCGCGCCGCCGCCATCCCCGTCGCCGCGATCATAGGGCTCGGCGGGATGGGGAAGACCACGCTGGCGCGCGTCCTGCTCCACGACGATTTGGTGAAGGCGAGATTCAATTTGGTGATGTGGGTGTGTCCTGCTGCCGCTTACCACAAGGTCGGGCTCGTGAAGCAAATCCTGCAGTCTGCTGGGGTAGAAGTTCCTGACAGCATGAACAACTTTGATTGTCTCCAGAGGCAGCTCGAGGATGCTGTGTCATCCAAGAGGTTCCTGCTGGTTCTCGACAATGTCTGGAACAAAGAGGGCATGGACGAGGATAACTGGAGCGAGGTGTTGGCTCCTCTTAGATGTGGCCAACCCGGCAGCAAGATCATGGTGACCACCCGGAAAAGGATTGTAGCAAACTTGCTGAAGGCGAGCAAGCTGGTTCGGTTGGACGGACTGGCGTTCGCCGATGTTTGGTCGCTGTTCACGAGGATTGCTTTCAGCAATGACAGTGCTGACAAGCATCCAGCCTTGCAGGCAATTGGAGAGCAGCTTGTTCAGAAGCTCAAGGGGTTGCCATTGGCTGCCAAGGTTGTCGGCGGGATGCTCAAGGCTTCCCGGAGTATCAGTCACTGGAAGAGGATCTCAGAGATGGAAAGCTATGCCAATGTAACCTCAACGCTAGAGCTGTGCTACCGGAACCTGCAGGAGCACCTGCAGCCGTGCTTTGCAATCTGCAGCATATTTCCGAAGAACTGGCGGTTCAAGCGTGACAAGTTGGTTAAGATTTGGATGGCCCTTGATTTCATCCGGCCAGCTGATGGGGAGAAACTGGAGGATGCAGGGAAGGAGTACTTTGATCAACTTGTGCAGGGTTCCTTCTTCCACGAGCGCAAGGAGGGCCATCAGAATTACTATTACATTCATGACCTGATGCATGACCTGGCAGAGAGTGTCTCGCGAGTTGACTGTGCAAGAGTTGAGAGTGCTGAGGAGAAGCAGATACCTCGTACAGTTCGGCACTTATCTGTTACTGCTGATGCTGTCACACAGCTCAAAGGCCGGTGCGAGCTCAAAAGATTGCGCACGCTCATAATTCTAAAACATTCCTCGTCTTCTCTCAGTCAGTTGCCAGATGATATCCTAAAAGAATTGAAGGGTGTCCGTGTGCTTGGTTTGGATGGCTGCGATATGGTTGATCTGTCAGACAGAATTGGTCAACTGATGCACCTGAGGTACCTTGCTCTTTGCAAGACAATTACAAGGCTTCCACAGTCAGTGACAAAGCTGTTCCTTCTTCAGACACTAAGTATCCCTAAGAGGTGCCGCCTCGAGCAGTTTCCGAAAGATATGCGGAACTTGAAATATTTGCGCCATTTGGATATGGACAGGGCAAGTACGTCGAAAGTTGTGGGGATTGGGGAAATGATTCATCTCCAGGGATCAATTGAGTTCCATGTTAAAAAGGAAAAGGGTCATATGTTAGAAGATTTGTATGATATGAATGGTCTCTGCAGAAAGCTccatatcaagaaccttgatgttgTATCCAGTAAACAAGAGGCCAGCAAAGCTGGCCTAGGAAAGAAACAGGGTATTAAGGTGCTAGAACTAGAATGGAATTCCACTGGTAAGAGTGACCCTTCTGTcgatgctcaagtgttagaaggccTTGAACCGCACCCGCATGTTGAAGAGGTCCGTATCAGAAGATATCATGGTAATACTTCACCCGGTTGGTTGGACATGAGCTTGAAGTTGAAAGAGGGAAAGACACTGTGCCTACTTAAATCTTTATATTTGACCAACTGTAGGAAGTGGGAGGTCCTGCCTCCTCTTGGGGAACTTCCCTGCCTGAAGGTTTTGCATTTGAAAGAGATGTGCTCACTGAGAAAGATTGGCAATGAATTCTATGGAACCAAGTTGATTGCATTTCCATGTCTGTCAGAACTTGAATTTGATGATATGCCACAATGGGTTGAGTGGACCAAAGAAGAGAGCGTGACCAATGTTTTTCCCAAGCTCCGTAAGCTGAGTCTTTTGAACTGTCCCAAATTGGTTAAAGTGCCTCCTTTCTCTCAGTCCATAAGGAAGGTCACTATCCGAAACACAGGGTTTGCTTCACACATGAAGCTATCCTTCTCATCATCATCGAGAGCTTGCAGTGTTGCACTAGAGACATGTTGTACCACCATCCTTACAATAGGCTTGCTGCACCGGCAACAGGTGGAAGCAGTTGCAGTTTTGACTCTGCGGCGCTGCCAAGGTGTAAATTTTGAGGACCTTCAGGCGCTTGCCTCACTCAAGAAGCTGCATATATCCCATCTAGACATAACAGATGAGCAGCTGGGTACTTGTTTGCGAGGTTTACGGTCTCTGGCCTCTCTGGAGATAGACAACTGCAGCAACATAACATCTCTTCCACATGTGGAGAGTTCGAGCGGATTAACGACGTTGCACATTCGACAGTGCTCCAAGTTGTCCTCTCTGCATTCCTTGCCGAGTTTTGCAGCACTGGAAAGCATGTCGATCGACAATTGCTCCAAGCTCACCTTAGAGTCTTTCCCTGCCGACTTCAGCAGCCTCAGTTCTCTGAGAAAATTGAACATAATGTGCTGCACGGGGCTGGAGTCGCTGCCAAGCGGTTTCCCATCTTCACTGCAAGTTCTTGATCTGATTGGGGGCAAGCCAGCGCTGTTGAACCAGCTGCAGCTCAAGGACGGGCCAGAATGGGATAAAATAGCTCATATCCCGATTAAAC TCGTACGTTCTGTATGTAATTAA
- the LOC119343962 gene encoding probably inactive leucine-rich repeat receptor-like protein kinase At5g48380: MANHYAPLRVILLLLLVFPCFASQADIECLKSVQQSVNDPNGVLKSSWNFGNNTDGYICRFTGVECWHPDENRVLSLRLGNLGLQGSFPRGLQNCSSMTALDLSNNNFSGSIPQEISREIPYLTSLDLSYNAFSGAIPQNISNMTYLNLLNLQHNQFSGQIPAQFQLLSRLATFNVAENQLSGPIPFSLAQKFGPPNFAGNQGLCGAPLDECQASAKSKNNAAIIGAIVGVVVVIIIVAIVVFVCLRKLPAKKAKKDEDENKWAKSIKGTKTIKVSMFENPVSKMKLSDLMKATKQFSKENIIATGRTGTMYRAVLPDGSFLAVKRLQDSQHSETQFTSEMKTLGQVRNRNLVPLLGFCIAKREKLLVYKYTPKGSLYDQLHEEGKDCKMDWPLRLRIGIGAAKGLAYLHHTCNPRILHRNISSKCILLDDDYEPKISDFGLARLMNPLDTHLSTFVNGEFGDIGYVAPEYGSTLVATPKGDVYGFGVVLLELITGERPTQVSTAPDNFRGNLVEWITYLSNNAILQDSIDKSLIGKDNDSELMQFLKVACSCTVTTAKERPTMFEVYQLLRAIGEKYHFSAGDDMMLPPLSTDGETPDELIVAM, translated from the exons ATGGCAAATCATTATGCTCCTCTGAGGGTTATTCTTCTACTGTTGCTGGTCTTCCCTTGTTTCGCATCTCAAGCTGACATCGAATGCTTGAAATCTGTTCAGCAGTCAGTGAATGACCCCAACGGTGTACTCAAATCCTCATGGAATTTTGGGAACAACACTGATGGCTACATATGCCGATTTACCGGCGTGGAGTGTTGGCACCCAGATGAGAACCGAGTTCTTTCTTTGCGCCTAGGCAACCTTGGTCTCCAGGGTTCATTTCCTCGTGGTCTTCAGAATTGTAGCAGTATGACAGCGCTGGATCTGTCAAACAACAACTTTTCAGGATCAATCCCTCAAGAGATCTCCCGGGAAATACCATACTTGACATCATTGGACCTCTCCTACAATGCTTTTTCTGGCGCCATCCCACAAAATATATCAAATATGACATACCTGAACCTCCTCAATCTCCAACATAACCAGTTTAGTGGCCAAATTCCAGCACAGTTTCAACTTCTTAGTCGATTAGCTACATTCAACGTTGCAGAGAACCAACTATCAGGGCCTATTCCATTTTCATTAGCACAAAAGTTTGGGCCACCGAATTTTGCCGGTAATCAAGGGCTATGTGGGGCTCCATTAGATGAATGTCAGGCTTCAGCAAAGAGCAAGAACAACGCGGCAATAATTGGAGCCATTGTTGGCGTCGTAGTTGTGATCATAATTGTTGCAATAGTTGTGTTCGTTTGTCTGCGGAAATTACCAGCCAAGAAAGCAAAAAAGGATGAGGATGAAAATAAGTGGGCAAAGAGTATCAAAGGAACAAAAACAATCAAG GTGTCTATGTTCGAGAATCCAGTTTCAAAGATGAAACTAAGTGATCTTATGAAGGCCACCAAACAGTTCAGCAAGGAAAACATCATAGCTACTGGAAGGACAGGAACTATGTACAGGGCAGTGCTACCTGATGGTTCTTTTCTTGCTGTCAAAAGGCTACAAGATTCACAACATTCTGAAACACAGTTCACTTCAGAAATGAAGACACTTGGCCAAGTAAGGAATCGCAACTTGGTTCCTCTTCTTGGATTTTGCATTGCTAAGAGGGAGAAGTTGTTGGTGTACAAGTACACACCCAAAGGTTCACTCTATGATCAGTTACACGAAGAGGGGAAAGATTGCAAGATGGATTGGCCTCTGAGGTTAAGAATTGGTATTGGTGCAGCGAAAGGTCTTGCGTATCTTCACCACACTTGCAATCCTCGAATCCTTCACCGCAATATAAGCTCCAAATGCATCCTCTTGGATGACGACTACGAACCAAAGATTTCGGATTTTGGGCTTGCTAGGCTTATGAACCCCCTAGACACCCATCTCAGCACCTTTGTGAACGGAGAGTTTGGAGATATTGGTTATGTGGCACCAGAGTATGGGAGCACGCTGGTGGCCACGCCGAAGGGTGACGTCTACGGCTTCGGAGTGGTTCTGCTTGAGCTTATCACCGGTGAGAGGCCTACCCAGGTTTCCACAGCTCCAGATAACTTCAGGGGGAATCTAGTAGAGTGGATCACCTACCTATCCAACAATGCCATTCTCCAAGACTCAATCGACAAGTCATTGATAGGGAAGGACAATGACAGTGAGCTGATGCAGTTCCTGAAAGTTGCGTGTTCTTGCACAGTCACCACGGCGAAGGAGAGACCCACCATGTTTGAGGTTTATCAGCTGCTTAGAGCCATTGGGGAGAAGTATCATTTCTCGGCCGGGGACGACATGATGCTGCCACCTCTAAGCACAGATGGAGAAACCCCGGACGAGCTCATTGTCGCCATGTAA